GGTTTAGGGATTTCTACACCCAAGACGGGTTGGGGTTGATAGCTACCGTCCAGAAGGCTCTGGCGGAGCGCTTGCCCATTGGAAGACTGCCGAAGCACCGAGATAGTGGCTGCTATGTCGAGTTTATCAACCCCAGCACATCCCTTGTTCTTCTTTACTCTTCTCAGGGCTTGGTTCAGATTCGTTGATGAACAGATCTGCTCCATCAACTGAGTTGAGGTCACCAAGACTCGTCCTCCTGTCTACGCCAAACATGCTTGTCATTCTTCGTAGCCATGAGCGTCACTTGCGGTGTTGCCCATTGGTACGTAGAGATATTGTTCATCTTGCTATGACTCCACATGATTGAGTGTCTAGTGACTGCTTCTTGATATATTCAGTTCCGGCCTTCCCTTGGGTTGTACTTCCCCAAGGTACTATGCCTTCTGCTGACTTCTTATTAACCGTCACGCAGCATCACTGCTGCACTAGTCTCGTCCGAGACAGCTAATAAGATCTCCCGAGGTAAGACGTTGTTCTTTCACTTGGTTGTGCCTGATTTACCCGTACACACTTCCCGTCGAGGCATTGGGCTATTCTATATATGGCTAGGTTACCCAAGTTGTACTGGCCTACTATCAGATTTCTGTTCGTCACAACCAAGTTTTGCCGTTTGCTTCCTTCAGATCCCACCTCACGGTGGACACCCTTGCATAGGCTAACGGTTCTCGCTCGACTGAGCCCGTAGAGGACTTTCACCTCCTAGAACAACGCCATGCTCGGCGCACCATTAAAAAAGCCATGCAGCATATGCATGGCTTTGTTTTTATTCGGCAAACTAAACACTACCGTTAGATATTTTTGTCCTTACCCAGCGACAATAGCCAGATACAAATCACAGCTACTGCAGCAAAACCAGACAGGATGATTACAGGCATGGCTGCATAACCCATTACATGCCAGATGATTGACTCTAATGTACTCATTGTTTCTCCTTATCTGAGGCTTACTGCCAGCCTTCAATACCAGACATATCAGGTAGTTTGTGGGCAATCCCCTTATGGCAATCTACACAGGTCTTATCGCCGGACGCCAATGCCGTAGAGTGCTGTTTCGCGCTGCGGCTTCCCTGCTCAGAGAAGTCCATGTACTCAAACTCGTGACAGTTTCGGCACTCTTGTGAGTCATTTTCCTTCATTCGGTGCCACTCACGGTTGGCGAGATAGCCCCGGCGCTCCTCAAACTTCTCTTCGGTACTGATCGTCCCCATCGCATAGGCCACCAGCTCTTTCGAGGCTTGTACCTTGCGAACAATTTTATCAGTCCAGTTATGTGGCACGTGGCAGTCAGAACAAATTGCACGAACACCCGAGCGGTTGGCAAAGTGTACCGTTTCCCGGATCTCTTTGACGATCGGAGCGTGACAGCCAGCACAGAACTCTTCGGTGTTGGTCGCTTCCATACCGGTGTTGAATGCGCCCCAGAACAGCAAACCGCCCATGAAGCCCATGAACAGCACCAAACCGACAGCGACCTTACTCGGAGATGTCAGTCGACGCCAAAACGTTTTCAATAGTTTCATCTTATAGCCCCTTTAGCACTGATGGCTATAACTAGCGCAGCGCATCAACACGCTGGAAATCATTTTCAACCAACGGCTTAGCATCTGCTTGTGGTACGTGGCACTGCAAGCAGAAGTAACGTGCTGGTGATACATCTGACAATACCTGCCCTTCACGCGGTGACTGGTAGTGTGTCACGCTGATCTTGGTCGCGCCCATTTCATTGGCATTTTTCCAGCTATGGCAGGCTAGACACTTATTGGCATTTTTCGACACTTCGTAGTTACGGATGGTGTGCGGTACCAAAGGGGGCTGGTAAACATAATCACTATCAATCGTGCCCTGATCGCGAGGGTAGCGTTTCATTGGATCCGCCGCGCGGGTTGCTTCCAGCTCGCTGGCACCACGTAGTGACTCCAAGCCACCGATACCACCCGGGTTGTGCAGCTCTTCTGCACTGTGTACAGCACCAGCCAGCATCATGCCAAATGCCATTACTGCTAGAACTAATCGTTTCATTGTATTCTCCGCCTACAGGCTAAATTCAGGTCAAGGTCGGGCTGTCCGGCATGCCGCCAGACAACCAACCTCTTCAATTTGTTGCTATTTATACTTTGGTGATCTTCACAGGACACTTCTTGAAGTCGGTCTGCTTGGATAGCGGATCGGTGGCATCAAGAATCAGCTTGTTCACCAAAATACGGGCATCAAAGAATGGAATGAATACCAAGCCCACAGGTGGACGGTTACGACCACGGGTCTCAACGCGGCAGCGAACTTCACCACGGCGAGAAGCAACCAGTACTTCATCACCACGACGCAGGCCTCGTGACTGAGCATCATCTGGGTGGATGTAACACAGTGCATCCGGCACCGCTTTGTAAAGCTCTGGTACTCGGCGAGTCATGGTGCCGGTGTGCCAGTGCTCAAGCACACGGCCCGTTGACATCCAAAGATCATATTCTTCATCAGGCACCTCGGGTGCTGGCTCGAACGGGGCAAAGATGATGTTTGCCTTGCCGTCTTTGTGGCCGTAGAAGCGGAAACCTTCACCGGCCGGTACATATGAGTCATGACCTTCAGAGAAACGCCACTGGGTCTCTTTACCGTCAACAACCGGCCAGCGCAGGCCGCGTACCTGATGGTATGTATCGTATGGGGCCAAGTCGTGCGCTTTGCCGCGACCGAACGCCGCGTATTCTTCGAACAGGCCTTTCTGCACGTAGAAGCCTTGCGCTTTAGCATCATCATTCAATGGCTGGGTTTCAGACATTGGGAATTTATCGACCTGACCGTTACGGAACAGGATGTCGTACATGGTTTTGCCACGGTACTGTGGTGCTTTTGCCAGTAGCTCTTCACCCCATACTTCCTCAACCTTGAAGCGCTTGGAGAATTCC
This Photobacterium gaetbulicola Gung47 DNA region includes the following protein-coding sequences:
- a CDS encoding nitrate reductase, cytochrome c-type, periplasmic (COG3005) produces the protein MKLLKTFWRRLTSPSKVAVGLVLFMGFMGGLLFWGAFNTGMEATNTEEFCAGCHAPIVKEIRETVHFANRSGVRAICSDCHVPHNWTDKIVRKVQASKELVAYAMGTISTEEKFEERRGYLANREWHRMKENDSQECRNCHEFEYMDFSEQGSRSAKQHSTALASGDKTCVDCHKGIAHKLPDMSGIEGWQ
- a CDS encoding putative periplasmic nitrate reductase,cytochrome c-type protein (COG3043), whose translation is MKRLVLAVMAFGMMLAGAVHSAEELHNPGGIGGLESLRGASELEATRAADPMKRYPRDQGTIDSDYVYQPPLVPHTIRNYEVSKNANKCLACHSWKNANEMGATKISVTHYQSPREGQVLSDVSPARYFCLQCHVPQADAKPLVENDFQRVDALR